A single genomic interval of Helianthus annuus cultivar XRQ/B chromosome 6, HanXRQr2.0-SUNRISE, whole genome shotgun sequence harbors:
- the LOC110939796 gene encoding calcineurin subunit B isoform X4, producing MGNTSSMLTQYDIEEVQEHCNNTISQQEIVSLYQRFCQLDRNSGGFISADEFLSVPEFAVNPLSQRLFRMIDGLNFKEFVAFLSAFSSRATLQHKVEYIFKVYDSDGNGKVSFSDLLDVLRDLTGQFISEQQRELVLTQVLEEAGYKKDSTLVLSDFMKILGNSGLKMEVEIPVD from the exons ATGGGAAACACATCCTCAATGCTCACTCAATACGACATCGAAGAAGTTCAAGAACACTGCAACAACACCA TTTCGCAACAAGAGATCGTTTCCTTGTACCAACGCTTCTGTCAGTTGGATCGTAATAGTGGCGGCTTCATCTCTGCCGACGAGTTTCTTTCCGTACCCGAATTCGCCGTCAATCCCCTCTCTCAG AGATTGTTTAGGATGATTGATGGGTTGAATTTCAAGGAATTCGTGGCATTTTTGTCTGCGTTTAGTTCGCGTGCCACCTTACAACATAAAGTGGAAT ATATATTTAAGGTTTATGATTCTGATGGAAATGGGAAAGTTTCATTTTCGGATTTGTTGGATGTTTTACGCGATTTGACCGGTCAATTCATTTCTGAACAGCAAAGGGAG CTTGTTCTAACCCAAGTTCTCGAGGAAGCTGGTTACAAGAAAGATTCTACATTAGTTCTATCCGACTTCATGAAG ATTCTTGGCAACTCTGGCTTGAAGATGGAAGTTGAGATTCCCGTCGACTAG
- the LOC110939796 gene encoding calcineurin subunit B isoform X2 has translation MLGFPTNKTLLRDCTDGKKVKGLRRRNKGLKAKRTVSTLILSKNLIEIMGNTSSMLTQYDIEEVQEHCNNTISQQEIVSLYQRFCQLDRNSGGFISADEFLSVPEFAVNPLSQRLFRMIDGLNFKEFVAFLSAFSSRATLQHKVEYIFKVYDSDGNGKVSFSDLLDVLRDLTGQFISEQQRELVLTQVLEEAGYKKDSTLVLSDFMKILGNSGLKMEVEIPVD, from the exons ATGTTAGGGTTTCCAACAAACAAGACACT GCTAAGAGATTGTACGGATGGGAAGAAGGTGAAGGGCTTGAGAAGGAGAAACAAGGGATTAAAG GCTAAGAGAACTGTTAGTACTTTGATCTTAAG CAAAAATCTCATCGAAATCATGGGAAACACATCCTCAATGCTCACTCAATACGACATCGAAGAAGTTCAAGAACACTGCAACAACACCA TTTCGCAACAAGAGATCGTTTCCTTGTACCAACGCTTCTGTCAGTTGGATCGTAATAGTGGCGGCTTCATCTCTGCCGACGAGTTTCTTTCCGTACCCGAATTCGCCGTCAATCCCCTCTCTCAG AGATTGTTTAGGATGATTGATGGGTTGAATTTCAAGGAATTCGTGGCATTTTTGTCTGCGTTTAGTTCGCGTGCCACCTTACAACATAAAGTGGAAT ATATATTTAAGGTTTATGATTCTGATGGAAATGGGAAAGTTTCATTTTCGGATTTGTTGGATGTTTTACGCGATTTGACCGGTCAATTCATTTCTGAACAGCAAAGGGAG CTTGTTCTAACCCAAGTTCTCGAGGAAGCTGGTTACAAGAAAGATTCTACATTAGTTCTATCCGACTTCATGAAG ATTCTTGGCAACTCTGGCTTGAAGATGGAAGTTGAGATTCCCGTCGACTAG
- the LOC110939796 gene encoding calcineurin subunit B isoform X1: MLGFPTNKTLLRDCTDGKKVKGLRRRNKGLKVMLGFPTNKTLLAKRTVSTLILSKNLIEIMGNTSSMLTQYDIEEVQEHCNNTISQQEIVSLYQRFCQLDRNSGGFISADEFLSVPEFAVNPLSQRLFRMIDGLNFKEFVAFLSAFSSRATLQHKVEYIFKVYDSDGNGKVSFSDLLDVLRDLTGQFISEQQRELVLTQVLEEAGYKKDSTLVLSDFMKILGNSGLKMEVEIPVD, encoded by the exons ATGTTAGGGTTTCCAACAAACAAGACACT GCTAAGAGATTGTACGGATGGGAAGAAGGTGAAGGGCTTGAGAAGGAGAAACAAGGGATTAAAGGTCATGTTAGGGTTTCCAACAAACAAGACACTATTG GCTAAGAGAACTGTTAGTACTTTGATCTTAAG CAAAAATCTCATCGAAATCATGGGAAACACATCCTCAATGCTCACTCAATACGACATCGAAGAAGTTCAAGAACACTGCAACAACACCA TTTCGCAACAAGAGATCGTTTCCTTGTACCAACGCTTCTGTCAGTTGGATCGTAATAGTGGCGGCTTCATCTCTGCCGACGAGTTTCTTTCCGTACCCGAATTCGCCGTCAATCCCCTCTCTCAG AGATTGTTTAGGATGATTGATGGGTTGAATTTCAAGGAATTCGTGGCATTTTTGTCTGCGTTTAGTTCGCGTGCCACCTTACAACATAAAGTGGAAT ATATATTTAAGGTTTATGATTCTGATGGAAATGGGAAAGTTTCATTTTCGGATTTGTTGGATGTTTTACGCGATTTGACCGGTCAATTCATTTCTGAACAGCAAAGGGAG CTTGTTCTAACCCAAGTTCTCGAGGAAGCTGGTTACAAGAAAGATTCTACATTAGTTCTATCCGACTTCATGAAG ATTCTTGGCAACTCTGGCTTGAAGATGGAAGTTGAGATTCCCGTCGACTAG
- the LOC110939796 gene encoding calcineurin subunit B isoform X3 — MLGFPTNKTLLAKRTVSTLILSKNLIEIMGNTSSMLTQYDIEEVQEHCNNTISQQEIVSLYQRFCQLDRNSGGFISADEFLSVPEFAVNPLSQRLFRMIDGLNFKEFVAFLSAFSSRATLQHKVEYIFKVYDSDGNGKVSFSDLLDVLRDLTGQFISEQQRELVLTQVLEEAGYKKDSTLVLSDFMKILGNSGLKMEVEIPVD; from the exons ATGTTAGGGTTTCCAACAAACAAGACACTATTG GCTAAGAGAACTGTTAGTACTTTGATCTTAAG CAAAAATCTCATCGAAATCATGGGAAACACATCCTCAATGCTCACTCAATACGACATCGAAGAAGTTCAAGAACACTGCAACAACACCA TTTCGCAACAAGAGATCGTTTCCTTGTACCAACGCTTCTGTCAGTTGGATCGTAATAGTGGCGGCTTCATCTCTGCCGACGAGTTTCTTTCCGTACCCGAATTCGCCGTCAATCCCCTCTCTCAG AGATTGTTTAGGATGATTGATGGGTTGAATTTCAAGGAATTCGTGGCATTTTTGTCTGCGTTTAGTTCGCGTGCCACCTTACAACATAAAGTGGAAT ATATATTTAAGGTTTATGATTCTGATGGAAATGGGAAAGTTTCATTTTCGGATTTGTTGGATGTTTTACGCGATTTGACCGGTCAATTCATTTCTGAACAGCAAAGGGAG CTTGTTCTAACCCAAGTTCTCGAGGAAGCTGGTTACAAGAAAGATTCTACATTAGTTCTATCCGACTTCATGAAG ATTCTTGGCAACTCTGGCTTGAAGATGGAAGTTGAGATTCCCGTCGACTAG